The following are encoded in a window of Drosophila simulans strain w501 chromosome 3L, Prin_Dsim_3.1, whole genome shotgun sequence genomic DNA:
- the LOC6737042 gene encoding serine/arginine repetitive matrix protein 2 isoform X3 yields MVSTFIGLLDIQSWWEIPCISHFCSLFSSAFDLPDIDIEDLESALLSDGTSDEDQVALVPELIVRLLKGCDALQTVAKEITHSNYQMFLRRFLRQQCRLHQTENHFDTDIDFQSLPVRKRLHILHDLCHFRLDSVDVQVILSNLEADSLRVEPLGYDAKNSGYWYFYGTRLYREDKATGGAASSSSGSGSGGAGASTGGASNSKGIGSNGTVWQVICFTEEDWQNLAAKFKTSTNAKERELFNILDDNFLPKLPQLFRERERLRRRKLLQVRNSSRIRNIAELKARQEEERQRRERENLYQDRQNAHWLAPPQQQQQQQQQQQQQQQQQQSQQRTRRRSQSTSTASGISTYASSLRRTTTTNSSEFLCHRETFCLSPENDEDDDDDEALDTEQQSDQPEQQRRQQEEQPPEEEQRQEPEELLAVSATDDDFRSPEAPKSQTPAELKSKSSHHHHHHHHKKKKSGKKQKKRHHRDKDRERDREHHHHHRRRHKHASEADEGEDDNNNHNSNSNSNSNTNSTSSNNSIQPKRRRSGQQQHQQQAETAEPSTSLSPEDKENFCRQLQLLDTNSAAIAVATSIADLSLPSPVAHESETEQDEQVDQPAVVEAQQPAVTSAMAPAANVKLPGRQTNNSLSSLTGNIFIPSGSVQQQQQQSQEPPSSSSSSQSGTTTTASTVRSKKQKAVLNSSGSSSTSKVADKADRNLSKTETTGKSKKSAAGSSASSTSSKAERISGAYSDKSGDDHVNSSNRSTTNNNSSLNNNNHKHASHHSHNNNNSHSTTTSATTTATTTTSQGYHYNSNHNHNQNNQNSHSHHTHHLHHHHHHTTNNHSNKHKTKSHHSLAHNNNNNNNHTTNPTSTSLLHPVTTNNNSTYNSSNHANILSFTETEEVLQIGMHKVLVYVKNHRDAWPFVDPVEEDIAPRYYSIIRRPMDLLKMEDKLDSGEYHKFSEFRNDFRLIVNNCRLYNGHNNEYTEMVNNLQDAFEKATKKYFDNLSDDEDDDPNLSYPAADSKMNVFREKYFSKKAKEETEKDAPGRPASSAEEDLSEIEAEAPQKAQKRKRKEKDKRRKKKIKSKVDVETDDEDMEAEREPTPPPPPPTSKKSKTSKTGKEKEKDKEKEKDKEKDKETSSFKKGRKTKSDKAASKSSKKTKKGAKKSSADSDPESDPSDSRESEDYSDDDHISLAKTKSLAKPTARTIAAQKKKSVPAESKVKMPTPVKRQVKGKGKGGRKAKDDSLDSDQSDVNVKKQLPPTAAAALAESAAELEEDPDDPPHDEDEDEDSSRSRSMSPFKVDLHKKYSKSALNDDLSELLTTVKKVPTAETTKLSARHQDEADEERSSRESDGDFKSLSNSRATSEERPPVAKKAKKAESSKKEKEKKGRDKDRDRDKEKDKDKDKSRSAKDKKTKDESPVPAAAADVAAVVQAELDMLLPFMDKYDVIKYRRSRAAFSSSSASNSLAPSEDSKSASTKSNRENKKASAKREKSPEAVENKRGRKSKDQKRSKESDKAEKSDKASKADAEKHSEKSKKKEEPQKVVDKAPREKSPAPVSALETIKEPPAPAPIATSASGKVKEAPAKKEPKKRPDKQMPPPPKPADKSSEKGSGKKTSSKKAAQKAGQPQTNNNTNLEALDVETEQTLKDINRWLEHTPRFTEFSSASNSPSRYNLLDDFDSGIGSKLDAADFRRPVALAAPKAELVPTKLAEALNELVSEPKETVSKSESESVAPTPSSVSSSCGTPPHSMHSGNSIGSTSATAASSSNCSNNSMPTPQPVAVTPTPTPAPPPLLSIPKPKEPSTTQLILNPPPPPHIKQQLAKEAKRKSLKEKQAAQAAQAQQVKAKANVMRTIDRLQPGKAKGNLLQNVVAGKSTEEGGDSHAGVNPVTTKVKELKNALITETCEGAPKLSLGTVLKTQDFSLGKSLEEMSGKKDANEDDLPNKETKPENVSTPTTPSTEAPKPFEALHELSKKGKSSESSKSEASQKEKPNLSAWIKAFGGPKVSKKSEDEEKQQTAVQDLQGDSKVAPPAHSPAGDNFSLPTVMRQRKPSTGSTNSERSSFSQDPDSPRIAIDERYGSYAAGSYTSPIGASPIGASPIMVSPKPNDDMGKPASPYPLNGAIKVGFYQDTTTKSSPDKSCSPREMNSPYPQYSQHIYSSASSPNVSTPDMSGTSPYGGGNSYNPSGSEASKTPAYSSTSPLPIYDQYKQPRSQESDYNSSMSPSTPNPHSPYQQPQSSPYTTPQQSQHPSPYHGQSPYHQQQHSPYHPPAAQQQQQSSQPSHSPAAHQQALSPMHSVESPASSAATQPPTPLAQSPAEQQHSPYQQPVLSPYQQPQQQLWATMVMRPRTIATSSFSNNSVPCITPPL; encoded by the exons ACATTCAATCATGGTGGGAGATACCGTGTATTTCGCATTTCTGTTCATTGTTTAGTTCCGCCTTTGATCTGCCCGACATCGACATCGAG GACCTCGAATCGGCGCTGCTCTCCGATGGTACCAGCGATGAGGATCAGGTCGCCCTAGTGCCCGAGTTAATTGTGCGCCTGCTTAAGGGCTGCGATGCGCTACAGACGGTAGCCAAGGAAATCACACACAGCAACTATCAGATGTTCTTGCGTCGCTTCCTGCGCCAACAGTGTCGCCTGCACCAGACCGAGAACCACTTCGACACGGACATTGACTTCCAGTCGCTGCCCGTGCGCAAGCGCCTGCACATCCTGCACGATCTGTGCCACTTTCGCCTGGACTCCGTCGATGTGCAGGTCATCCTCAGCAATCTAGAGGCGGACAGTCTGCGCGTGGAGCCTCTGGGCTACGACGCCAAGAATTCCGGCTACTGGTACTTCTACGGCACGCGTCTATATCGGGAGGACAAAGCCACCGGTGGAGCGGCCTCCTCCAGTTCGGGTTCGGGATCAGGTGGCGCCGGAGCCTCAACTGGCGGAGCATCCAACAGCAAGGGCATCGGCAGCAACGGCACAGTTTGGCAAGTCATCTGCTTCACGGAAGAGGACTGGCAAAACTTGGCTGCCAAGTTTAAGACCTCGACGAACGCCAAGGAGCGCGAACTCTTTAACATACTCGATGACAACTTTCTGCCCAAGCTGCCGCAGCTTTTCCGCGAGCGTGAGCGTTTGAGGCGTAGGAA ACTTTTGCAAGTGCGCAACTCTAGTCGCATTCGCAACATCGCGGAGTTGAAGGCGCGCCAGGAAGAGGAGCGCCAGCGTCGTGAGCGGGAGAATCTCTACCAGGACCGGCAAAACGCACACTGGTTGGCAccgccgcagcaacagcaacaacagcagcagcagcaacaacaacaacagcagcagcaacaatcgcAGCAGCGCACACGCAGACG ATCCCAGTCTACGTCGACAGCTAGTGGTATTTCAACCTACGCAAGCTCCCTGAGACGTACAACCACAACTAATTCGAGCGAATTTCTGTGCCACAGGGAAACCTTCTGCCTCTCGCCAGAAAACgacgaagacgacgacgacgacgaggccCTCGACACGGAGCAGCAGTCCGATCAGccagagcagcagcggcggcaacaagAAGAGCAGCCGCCAGAAgaggagcagcggcaggaACCAGAGGAACTATTAGCAGTCTCAGCAACTGACGACGATTTTCGCTCTCCAGAAGCCCCGAAATCGCAAACGCCGGCGGAATTGAAGAGCAAGAGTagtcaccaccaccatcatcatcaccacaaGAAGAAAAAGTCGGgcaagaagcagaagaagcgACATCATCGTGATAAAGATCGTGAGCGGGACCGcgagcatcatcatcatcatcggcggCGACACAAGCATGCTTCAGAGGCAGACGAAGGCGAGGACGACAACAATaaccacaacagcaacagcaatagcaacagcaacaccaatagcaccagcagcaacaatagtATCCAGCCAAAGCGAAGACGTAGTggtcagcagcaacatcagcagcaggcagAGACTGCCGAGCCCAGCACTTCTCTAAGTCCCGAGGACAAAGAGAACTTTTGCAGGCAGCTACAACTTCTGGACACCAATTCGGCGGCCATTGCAGTAGCCACAAGTATTGCCGATCTCAGTCTGCCCTCGCCGGTGGCACATGAGAGCGAAACCGAGCAGGACGAGCAGGTCGATCAGCCGGCAGTAGTGGAAGCACAGCAACCAGCAGTAACTTCTGCAATGGCGCCAGCGGCGAATGTCAAGTTGCCTGGCAGGCAGACAAACAATTCGCTGAGTTCGCTGACTGGAAACATTTTCATACCGTCGGGAAGtgtccaacagcagcagcagcaatcccaGGAGCCGCcgagcagcagtagcagcagccaGAGTGGCACCACCACGACAGCCAGCACTGTGCGCTCCAAGAAGCAGAAGGCCGTGCTCAacagcagcgggagcagcagcaccagcaaagTGGCTGACAAGGCGGATCGCAACTTGAGCAAGACGGAGACGACGGGCAAGTCCAAGAAGTCGGCCGCGGGCTCATCGGCGTCATCGACCTCCAGCAAGGCGGAGCGCATCAGCGGTGCCTACTCGGACAAGAGTGGCGATGA CCATGTAAATAGTAGCAACCGTagcaccaccaacaacaacagcagccttaacaacaacaaccataaGCACGCGTCGCACCACagtcacaacaacaacaacagccattCAACGACGACATCGgctacaacaacagcaacaacgacaacgtCGCAGGGATATCATTATAATTcgaatcataatcataatcagaACAACCAAAACTCCCACTCACACCACACCCACCAcctccatcatcatcaccaccataCCACTAATAATCACAGTAACAAACATAAAACCAAATCGCACCACTCCCTtgcccacaacaacaacaacaacaataatcacaCAACAAACCCAACAAGCACATCACTACTCCACCCAGTAACCACAAACAACAATTCAACGTACAACTCCTCCAATCATGCGAATATTCTTAGCTTCACCGAAACGGAGGAGGTCCTGCAAATCGGGATGCACAAGGTGCTCGTCTACGTGAAGAACCATCGCGATGCCTGGCCATTTGTGGATCCCGTGGAGGAGGATATAGCGCCGCGCTATTACTCCATCATCAGGAG ACCCATGGACCTGCTGAAAATGGAGGACAAACTGGACAGCGGGGAATACCACAAGTTCAGCGAATTCCGCAACGACTTCCGCTTGATTGTCAACAACTGCAGATTGTACAATGGGCACAATAATG AATACACCGAGATGGTTAACAATCTGCAGGATGCTTTCGAGAAGGCCACCAAAAAGTACTTTGATAATCTCTCCGATGACGAAGATGATGATCCCAATCTGAGCTATCCCGCCGCCGACTCCAAGATGAACGTGTTCCGCGAGAAGTATTTCAGCAAGAAGGCGAAGGAGGAGACGGAGAAGGATGCGCCAGGTCGGCCGGCGAGCAGCGCCGAGGAGGATCTCAGCGAGATCGAAGCGGAGGCACCtcaaaaagcacaaaaacgCAAGCGTAAGGAGAAAGACAAAAGAcgtaaaaagaaaatcaagaGTAAGGTGGATGTGGAAACGGATGATGAAGATATGGAGGCCGAAAGGGAACCAacgccaccacctccaccgccaACAAGCAAGAAGAGCAAAACGAGCAAGACaggaaaggaaaaggaaaaagataAGGAGAAGGAAAAAGACAAAGAGAAGGACAAGGAAACTTCTTCATTCAAGAAAGGACGAAAAACTAAGAGCGATAAAGCCGCGTCCAAATCCAGCAAAAAGACCAAAAAGGGGGCCAAGAAGTCTTCGGCCGATTCGGATCCTGAGTCCGATCCGAGCGACAGTCGCGAGAGCGAGGATTACAGTGATGATGACCACATTTCGTTGGCCAAAACTAAATCCCTGGCTAAACCCACAGCTCGCACGATAGCGGCCCAAAAGAAGAAATCTGTTCCCGCTGAATCCAAAGTTAAGATGCCTACTCCAGTCAAGCGACAGGTGAAAGGCAAAGGCAAGGGCGGGCGCAAGGCCAAGGACGACTCCTTGGATAGCGACCAGTCCGATGTGAATGTTAAGAAGCAGCTGCCACCAACGGCAGCTGCCGCTCTTGCCGAATCCGCCGCCGAGCTGGAAGAAGATCCGGATGATCCGCCGCATGATGAAGACGAAGATGAGGATAGCTCGCGGTCGCGAAGCATGTCACCCTTCAAGGTTGATCTCCACAAGAAATACTCAAAAAGTGCCCTTAACGATGATCTCTCCGAGCTGCTGACCACCGTGAAAAAGGTTCCCACCGCGGAAACCACAAAGCTGAGTGCCCGGCACCAGGATGAAGCGGATGAGGAGCGATCTTCCCGAGAGTCTGACGGGGACTTTAAATCCTTAAGCAACAGCAGGGCCACCTCCGAAGAGCGTCCGCCGGTGGCAAAGAAAGCAAAGAAGGCAGAAAGCTCGAAAAaggagaaagaaaagaaaggcAGGGATAAGGATCGAGATAGGGACAAGGAGAAAGACAAAGATAAGGACAAGTCCCGAAGCGCAAAGGATAAGAAGACTAAAGACGAATCCCCCGTTCCAGCGGCCGCTGCTGATGTAGCAGCAGTAGTGCAGGCCGAACTGGATATGCTGTTGCCTTTCATGGACAAGTACGATGTGATCAAGTATCGACGTAGTCGTGCCGCCTTCAGCAGTTCCAGTGCATCTAATTCGTTGGCTCCCTCCGAAGATTCCAAGTCAGCCAGCACGAAAAGCAATAGGGAGAATAAAAAAGCTTCTGCGAAGCGAGAAAAGTCACCTGAAGCTGTGGAAAACAAGCGCGGGCGGAAGAGCAAAGACCAAAAGCGATCAAAGGAGTCGGATAAAGCGGAAAAATCTGATAAAGCTTCGAAGGCCGACGCCGAGAAACACTCGGAAAAGTCGAAGAAAAAGGAGGAGCCACAAAAAGTAGTGGATAAGGCGCCAAGAGAAAAATCTCCGGCGCCGGTATCAGCTTTAGAAACTATAAAGGAacctcctgctccagctccaatagccaCATCAGCGTCCGGCAAGGTGAAAGAAGCACCAGCTAAAAAGGAACCTAAGAAAAGACCCGACAAACAAATGCCGCCTCCTCCGAAACCGGCCGATAAATCGAGTGAAAAAGGATCAGGTAAGAAGACTTCGAGCAAAAAGGCTGCCCAAAAAGCGGGACAACCGCAGACCAACAATAACACAAATCTCGAAGCATTGGATGTGGAAACGGAACAGACCCTCAAGGACATTAATCGCTGGTTGGAACACACGCCCCGCTTCACAGAGTTCAGTTCGGCCAGTAATTCACCATCCCGATACAATCTTTTGGATGATTTCGACTCGGGAATCGGTAGTAAACTGGATGCGGCCGATTTTCGACGACCAGTAGCATTGGCTGCTCCAAAAGCGGAATTGGTACCAACCAAATTGGCTGAGGCACTCAACGAACTGGTGAGCGAGCCAAAAGAGACAGTTAGCAAATCGGAATCCGAGTCAGTGGCTCCAACGCCGAGCAGTGTGAGCAGCAGCTGTGGTACTCCTCCGCATTCGATGCACTCAGGGAATTCCATTGGAAGCACATCCGCCACTGCTGCTTCCAGTTCAAATTGCTCCAATAACTCGATGCCCACGCCCCAACCCGTGGCGGTAACTCCCACGCCAACGCCCGCGCCTCCGCCACTTCTTTCGATTCCGAAGCCAAAAGAGCCCAGCACTACGCAACTGATCCTCAatccaccaccgccgcctcaCATTAAACAGCAGCTGGCGAAGGAGGCCAAACGCAAGTCCCTGAAAGAAAAGCAGGCGGCTCAAGCTGCACAGGCTCAGCAGGTGAAAGCCAAGGCAAATGTTATGAGAACCATCGATAGGCTTCAGCCAGGCAAAGCGAAGGGCAATCTTTTGCAGAATGTAGTCGCCGGAAAATCAACGGAGGAAGGCGGAGATTCTCATGCAGGTGTAAATCCAGTTACCACCAAAGTTAAGGAGCTGAAGAACGCTCTTATCACGGAAACATGCGAGGGAGCACCCAAACTGAGCTTGGGCACGGTTCTAAAGACACAGGACTTTTCGTTGGGCAAATCACTTGAGGAAATGTCCGGAAAAAAGGACGCAAATGAAGATGACCTTCCAAATAAGGAGACCAAACCGGAGAATGTTTCAACACCGACAACACCGAGCACAGAGGCTCCAAAGCCATTTGAGGCTCTTCACGAACTGagtaaaaaaggcaaatccTCAGAGTCATCGAAATCGGAGGCTAGTCAAAAGGAGAAGCCCAATCTCAGCGCCTGGATAAAAGCGTTTGGTGGCCCAAAGGTTAGCAAGAAGTCCGAGGACGAGGAAAAGCAGCAGACGGCTGTGCAAGATCTTCAAGGTGATTCCAAGGTTGCTCCGCCAGCTCACTCGCCGGCTGGGGATAACTTCTCCCTACCAACAGTAATGCGCCAAAGGAAACCAAGCACTGGCAGCACAAACTCAGAGCGAAGTTCCTTTAGCCAGGATCCGGATTCACCAAGAATTGCCATCGATGAGCGTTATGGATCTTATGCGGCTGGTTCTTATACCTCTCCGATCGGGGCGTCACCCATTGGCGCATCCCCCATTATGGTTTCTCCTAAGCCCAATGACGATATGGGTAAACCAGCCTCGCCATATCCTCTAAATGGTGCTATCAAGGTGGGCTTCTACCAGGACACCACGACCAAAAGCAGTCCGGACAAGAGCTGCAGTCCCAGAGAGATGAACTCTCCGTATCCCCAGTACTCCCAGCATATTTACTCCTCCGCCTCGTCGCCTAATGTGTCCACTCCGGATATGAGTGGAACGTCCCCTTATGGAGGAGGAAACAGCTACAATCCTTCGGGCTCTGAGGCTTCTAAGACTCCAGCGTATTCTTCCACATCCCCGCTTCCGATCTATGATCAATACAAGCAGCCGCGCTCCCAGGAATCGGACTACAACTCTTCCATGAGTCCGAGCACACCGAACCCACATTCGCCTTATCAACAGCCCCAAAGTTCTCCGTACACCACCCCGCAGCAGTCGCAACACCCGTCACCGTACCATGGCCAGTCGCCgtaccaccagcagcagcactcaCCATATCATCCACCCGCGgctcagcagcaacagcaatccTCACAGCCTTCACATAGTCCGGCAGCCCATCAGCAGGCTCTCAGTCCTATGCACAGTGTGGAATCGCCTGCGTCCTCGGCAGCAACGCAACCGCCCACACCGTTGGCTCAGTCGccggcggagcagcagcactcGCCGTATCAGCAGCCCGTGCTGTCACCTTATCAGCAACCGCAACAACAG CTCTGGGCAACAATGGTTATGCGCCCACGCACGATAGCTACCAGCAGcttcagcaacaacagcgtTCCTTGTATAACCCCGCCACTTTGA